One Acidaminococcales bacterium genomic region harbors:
- a CDS encoding helix-turn-helix domain-containing protein, with product MAQKERTTKRRTFQHLSMSERGETKAFSREGHGATATAGKIGRDKGTVSREIKRGTAQQLNSNLT from the coding sequence ATGGCTCAAAAAGAGCGTACAACAAAACGGCGGACATTTCAACACCTGTCAATGAGCGAACGGGGAGAGACAAAAGCGTTTAGCCGGGAGGGACATGGCGCAACGGCGACAGCGGGGAAGATTGGCCGTGACAAAGGGACCGTGAGCCGCGAGATAAAACGCGGGACAGCGCAGCAGTTAAACAGCAATCTGACGTAA